The proteins below come from a single Brassica napus cultivar Da-Ae unplaced genomic scaffold, Da-Ae ScsIHWf_1060;HRSCAF=1499, whole genome shotgun sequence genomic window:
- the LOC111202945 gene encoding uncharacterized protein LOC111202945: MTGTDKAIFYISVDPSNVELAAVLYISVFKAERITQYDDGSVELKIFDSSVLVTSGSPRFRSIVELRVDPHTISLVIDSQAFVATDLKLNLSSQYLLKVIDPFQVIWLLSIKEFSDGLRYLPSCTKCKYPSHHRPALCSEMTRWQLMIGQSLETRELLGIEPYFRDIETLEADLFRIRECRTFYEILNVRSFVGVLSTTLDELERFNTLLQGLHVVRALNPTYEAAGNFKNLLRSAVNSYNSLLEAIIPTGMARETRELPNPVATRARAADNWRQLVKRCHSARFLMNNKLSKANTREELWMSDLLYDEVSDWRKQNI; encoded by the exons ATGACTGGAACAGATAAAGCCATATTCTACATTAGTGTCGATCCTTCAAATGTGGAACTAGCTGCTGTGCTCTACATCAGCGTATTCAAGGCCGAGAGAATCACACAATATGATGATGGAAGTGTTGAGCTTAAGATTTTCGATTCGTCTGTGTTGGTCACGAGTGGCTCTCCTCGTTTCAG GTCCATTGTGGAACTCCGAGTGGATCCTCATACCATCTCTTTGGTTATAGATAGCCAAGCTTTTGTTGCGACAGATCTAAAACTAAATCTCTCTTCACAATATCTCCTGAAAGTGATAGACCCTTTCCAAGTCATTTGGCTGTTAAGTATAAAGGAGTTTTCTGATGGTTTGCGTTATCTTCCTTCTTGTACCAAA TGCAAATACCCTTCACATCATCGCCCCGCTCTCTGTTCCGAGATGACAAGATGGCAACTAATGATTGGCCAATCACTTGAGACTCGAGAGTTGTTAGGGATCGAACCCTATTTTAGAGACATCGAAACCTTAGAAGCG GACTTGTTCCGGATAAGAGAATGTAGGACTTTCTACGAAATTCTTAATGTCAGATCCTTCGTAGGTGTTTTGTCTACCACACTGGACGAG TTGGAACGTTTTAACACCCTATTGCAAGGATTGCATGTGGTTCGGGCTCTGAACCCGACCTACGAAGCTGCTGGCAACTTCAAGAATCTGTTACGTTCTGCTGTAAACAGTTACAACAGTCTACTGGAGGCCATTATTCCTACGGGAATGGCTAGGGAAACGCGTGAGCTGCCTAACCCTGTTGCAACTCGGGCACGTGCAGCTGATAATTGGAGGCAATTGGTGAAGCGTTGCCACTCTGCTAGATTTCTCATGAACAACAAATTAAGTAAGGCTAACACTCGTGAGGAGCTATGGATGTCGGACCTCCTCTATGACGAGGTATCAGATTGgaggaaacaaaatatatga
- the LOC125595423 gene encoding uncharacterized protein LOC125595423 produces the protein MHLRGNELLETIDSSKTALDEKKAKTMIFLRHHIHDGLNDEYITKEDPCDLWKSLKERYDHHKYVILPKAKHEWIHLRFQDYKRVSEFNSAMFGITLRMMLCGEKISDYDMIEKTLSTFHPENVILQQQYRVNGYTRYSELMQVLLVAEQNNQLMTLNHQARPTGSAPFSEVNVASSSYDNRRGRGRGRSGNRYHGRGRGRGRRFRPYDERNNKDFHENERNEKGQDDKRQTGKVCYRCDMKGHWVRNCRMPKHLADLYRESQKGKEKGRGETNFISEEPGPSFHGLNDDTHLDVSDFLVEPESIDE, from the coding sequence ATGCACCTGAGAGGAAACGAGCTTTTGGAAACCATCGATAGTTCGAAAACGGCGTTGGATGAGAAAAAAGCAAAAACCATGATATTCTTACGACACCACATCCATGATGGTTTAAACGATGAATATATTACAAAAGAAGATCCTTGTGACCTCTGGAAATCTTTAAAAGAGAGGTACGATCACCATAAATATGTGATCTTACCGAAAGCTAAACACGAGTGGATCCATCTCCGGTTCCAGGATTACAAAAGAGTTAGTGAGTTTAATTCCGCGATGTTCGGAATTACTTTGAGGATGATGTTATGTGGAGAGAAAATAAGTGATTATGATATGATCGAAAAAACTCTCTCCACGTTCCATCCTGAAAATGTAATCCTGCAACAACAGTACCGGGTGAATGGATATACCCGTTACTCGGAGTTGATGCAAGTCCTCCTTGTAGCGGAGCAGAATAATCAACTCATGACTTTAAACCATCAAGCTCGTCCCACTGGATCTGCTCCATTCTCTGAAGTGAATGTTGCATCATCCAGTTATGATAATAGAAGAGGACGAGGTCGTGGACGTAGTGGAAACCGTTATcatggtcgtggaagaggacgaggaagaagatttcGTCCCTATgatgaaagaaataataaagactTCCACGAAAATGAAAGGAATGAAAAGGGCCAGGATGATAAAAGGCAAACGGGAAAGGTTTGCTACAGATGCGACATGAAAGGTCATTGGGTACGTAACTGTCGTATGCCAAAACATTTAGCCGATCTGTATAGAGAATCCCAAAAGggaaaagagaaaggaagaggTGAAACTAACTTCATCTCTGAAGAACCCGGGCCATCCTTTCATGGTTTAAATGATGATACTCATCTCGACGTATCGGACTTTCTGGTTGAGCCAGAGAGTATCGATGAGTGA
- the LOC125595424 gene encoding uncharacterized protein LOC125595424 has product MSSSYNFPPPTTKADDLEDLYRAYMDDRSVVLDLAGMHETPETMREGYYGAYLSFFHSCGLIFPIPEPILEILAEHGLSLTQILPNFHRHLVTFFVKDREEGLSFGLGEFRQLVLEKRNQQNPGPFLVSPCPGRHVIDDIPYRDEKWREQFFVFKMDRASMGEFDFSRLRRRWAENIDVSGERQPPVSLSLGSEDETVAATRKRRRLSEGALPSPSRARFSPEGDGSLFVAQSDLIFLAGRMRSAGCRLPSLASSAEREAYAKLLRGISLLISTSSPVMEAFNEYVVVMEDHVVASRNDKEIESIGSEIKRLSKELKATKREGKKDAEKIEAFTEDWKRVYQENEALTTQMVAQKARIEVLEVERDRDIRRASRVARHDIATRYQEILESLKDKWSIKNNEVSAEIRLQEVAANIDLLNELKDEGLSVDAELARLKDLLLQLPCRIGQSPSSIFLKFQTI; this is encoded by the exons ATGTCTTCGTCGTACAATTTTCCTCCTCCAACTACTAAAGCCGACGATCTCGAGGACCTTTACAGGGCGTACATGGACGATCGTTCCGTCGTTCTCGACTTGGCCGGTATGCATGAGACTCCCGAAACCATGAGAGAAGGCTACTACGGAgcctatctttctttctttcactcTTGCGGTCTTATCTTCCCGATTCCGGAGCCAATACTCGAGATTCTGGCGGAGCATGGGTTATCGCTTACTCAGATCCTCCCGAATTTTCATAGACATCTTGTCACCTTCTTCGTCAAGGATAGGGAGGAGGGCCTTTCTTTTGGCCTTGGTGAGTTCCGACAGCTCGTTCTGGAGAAGCGAAACCAGCAGAACCCTGGTCCCTTCCTCGTGTCTCCGTGCCCAGGTCGCCATGTCATCGATGACATTCCCTACCGCGACGAGAAGTGGCGCgaacaattttttgttttcaagatGGATCGAGCGTCTATGGGTGAATTCGACTTCTCTCGGCTCCGTCGGCGTTGGGCCGAGAATATCG ATGTCTCGGGAGAGAGGCAGCCTCCTGTCTCGTTGAGTCTTGGCTCAGAAGACGAGACCGTCGCGGCGACTCGTAAACGACGCCGGTTGTCGGAGGGCGCCTTGCCCAGTCCATCTCGTGCTAGGTTTTCTCCTGAGGGAGATGGTTCTTTGTTTGTGGCCCAAAGTGACCTAATTTTCCTTGCTGGTCGTATGAGGTCTGCGGGTTGCCGTCTCCCATCTCTCGCTTCCTCAGCCGAGAGGGAAGCCTATGCCAAG TTGCTTCGAGGTATTAGTTTGCTTATTTCGACTTCTTCTCCGGTGATGGAAGCTTTTAATGAATACGTCGTGGTGATGGAGGATCACGTCGTGGCTTCTCGGAATGACAAGGAAATCGAGAGTATTGGTTCCGAGATTAAGAGGCTTTCGAAGGAACTCAAAGCCACCAAGCGAGAAGGCAAGAAGGATGCCGAAAAGATCGAGGCTTTTACCGAGGATTGGAAGAGAGTTTATCAGGagaacgaggctcttacgacccAGATGGTTGCTCAGAAGGCAAGAATTGAGGTGCTCGAGGTCGAGAGAGATCGGGACATTCGTCGTGCTTCTCGCGTTGCTCGTCATGATATCGCGACCCGATACCAAGAGATCCTTGAATCTCTGAAGGATAAATGGTCAATAAAGAATAATGAAGTGTCTGCTGAGATCCGGTTGCAAGAGGTGGCTGCCAACATCGATCTTCTGAACGAGCTCAAGGATGAGGGTCTAAGTGTGGATGCAGAGCTTGCTCGTTTAAAGGATCTCTTGCTTCAGCTGCCGTGCCGGATTGGTCAATCTCCGAGCTCGATCTTCCTCAAGTTTCAGACGATTTAG